A genomic segment from Gossypium hirsutum isolate 1008001.06 chromosome D04, Gossypium_hirsutum_v2.1, whole genome shotgun sequence encodes:
- the LOC121216009 gene encoding probable RNA-dependent RNA polymerase 1 isoform X2: MVLHYVPDQTKKCLLIQLLGAPRIYEKDLSTALSSSKELTDDEQWVREVDFTPGRCIGQSFAMCIELPRSVQLPRFDTSFYYKKIEDNFVIEPGSPFSSNTDLVPIITPPTGFDLPYNILFKVNALLQHGYLPPTALDSRFFELVDPCRIETLFIEHALEKMHGLRDCCYDPVKWLNDRYKEYRKADKRPRPPKLDEGLVAVRRIQVTPSKVYFSGPDVNLSNRVLRSYIKDIDNFLRVSFVDEELGKIHSTDLSTPSTSSTDGKPSRIYQRILSTLRNGILVGDKKFEFLACSTSQLRENSIWMFASKPGLTADDIRGQMGHIHVIRNVAKYAARLGQSLSSSRETLEVHQDEIEEIPDIEVETGGNKYNFSDGIGKISAKLARQVAWKCGLRQTPSAFQIRYGGYKGVVAVDPSSSVKLSLRKSMRKFEADSTSLDVLSWSKYHTCYLNRQIIILMSTLGVKDSVFKAKQKAFLARLDAMLMDPEKAKEALEGIHHGEIVKVLREMLLCGYKPDSEPFLSMMLRTIRASKLLDLRTRTRISIDKGGILMGCLDETGTLEYGQVFVQYSTKPSQSSSGDFRSYQNSHVVEGKVVIAKNPCLHPGDLRVLEAVDAVVLHHMVDCIVFPQKGHRPHPNECSGSDLDGDLYFVSWDEDLIPPCRYPPMDYGAAQSTLLDHDVTIEEVAEYFTNYILNESLGIISNAHTVFADKEPTKALSEQCIELAKLSSIAVDFPKTGIPAKIPHRLRAKEYPDFMEKPDKFTYESQSVIGQLYREVKSIEAEVSTGKHFTKSIAKRSYDPDMEFEGFLAYVNDAVHHKKQYDNRLASLMRTYGVKTEAEIISGCILKLSKSFDRKVDLEAVNIAVRSLRREAKSWFTEKASHSVEDAFAKASAWYHVTYHPSFGGSNNDEDDQEHFISFPWCIYDKLLQIKREKIREKPSQDSESLEIKVKNEELISDEKPRVEKIREKSSQDFESLEVKTESGESISYGKPHRQKNREKSSREEGSLKGSKTLEILSPEVKTRELNFDGKPGREKIREKSSRDSLETKPKEVEESNLDEKPSGWSLCSCM, translated from the exons ATGGTGTTACATTATGTTCCTGATCAGACCAAGAAATGTTTGCTCATTCAG TTACTTGGAGCCCCTAGGATCTATGAAAAAGATCTATCAACTGCTCTCAGCTCTTCCAAGGAACTCACAGACGATGAGCAATGGGTCAGGGAAGTAGATTTTACGCCAGGCCGTTGTATTGGTCAATCATTCGCCATGTGCATAGAGCTTCCTCGATCAGTTCAGCTCCCAAGGTTTGACACCAGTTTTTATTACAAGAAAATCGAAGACAATTTCGTTATCGAACCCGGCTCCCCATTTTCATCCAACACCGATCTTGTCCCCATAATAACCCCACCAACAGGCTTTGATTTGCCTTACAACATCTTGTTCAAAGTGAATGCTTTGCTCCAGCACGGTTACTTGCCTCCCACGGCACTTGATTCCAGGTTCTTTGAGCTTGTTGATCCCTGCAGGATAGAAACTTTATTCATAGAACATGCATTGGAGAAAATGCATGGTCTCAGAGATTGTTGTTATGATCCAGTCAAGTGGTTGAATGATCGTTACAAGGAGTATCGTAAGGCCGATAAGCGTCCTCGACCACCCAAACTCGATGAAGGGTTAGTAGCAGTAAGGAGGATTCAAGTGACACCGTCTAAAGTGTATTTCAGCGGTCCAGACGTTAATCTTTCAAACAGGGTCCTTCGTAGTTATATTAAAGATATTGATAACTTTTTACGAGTTTCTTTCGTTGACGAGGAGCTTGGGAAGATACATTCAACGGATTTGTCGACGCCGAGTACATCTAGTACTGATGGGAAGCCTAGTAGGATATATCAGAGGATATTATCAACTTTGAGAAACGGGATACTTGTTGGcgataagaaatttgagtttctTGCTTGTTCAACTAGTCAGTTAAGAGAAAATTCCATTTGGATGTTCGCATCCAAGCCTGGGCTTACTGCTGATGATATAAGAGGACAAATGGGTCATATTCATGTTATTAGGAATGTGGCGAAATATGCAGCTAGGTTAGGCCAATCTTTAAGCTCATCGAGGGAAACATTAGAAGTTCATCAGGATGAAATCGAGGAAATTCCCGACATTGAAGTTGAAACTGGTGGGAATAAGTATAACTTCTCCGATGGTATCGGGAAAATATCGGCTAAACTTGCTAGGCAAGTAGCATGGAAATGTGGCTTGAGACAAACTCCATCTGCGTTTCAAATTCGATATGGTGGTTACAAAGGAGTTGTAGCTGTTGATCCCTCATCGTCGGTGAAGTTATCGTTGAGGAAGAGTATGCGGAAGTTCGAAGCGGACTCTACGAGTCTTGATGTTTTGTCGTGGAGCAAGTACCACACTTGTTATCTTAATAGACAAATAATCATACTTATGTCGACACTTGGGGTCAAGGATAGTGTTTTCAAGGCGAAACAGAAAGCGTTTTTGGCTCGATTGGATGCAATGTTGATGGATCCAGAAAAGGCGAAGGAGGCATTGGAAGGCATACACCATGGTGAAATTGTAAAGGTTTTAAGAGAAATGCTTTTGTGCGGCTACAAACCGGACTCGGAACCGTTCCTTTCAATGATGCTACGAACGATTCGTGCATCGAAGCTGCTAGATCTAAGGACTAGAACAAGGATTTCGATTGACAAAGGAGGAATTCTGATGGGGTGCTTAGATGAAACAGGGACACTTGAATACGGTCAAGTGTTTGTCCAATACTCAACTAAACCAAGCCAATCTTCGAGCGGCGACTTTAGGTCATACCAAAACAGCCATGTTGTTGAAGGGAAGGTCGTCATTGCCAAAAATCCGTGTTTGCACCCTGGTGACCTACGAGTTCTGGAGGCCGTGGATGCCGTCGTTCTGCATCACATGGTGGACTGCATTGTTTTCCCACAGAAAGGCCATAG ACCCCATCCGAACGAATGTTCCGGAAGCGATCTGGATGGCGATCTATATTTCGTTTCTTGGGATGAAGATCTCATTCCCCCCTGCAGATATCCTCCCATGGATTATGGTGCTGCACAAAGTACCCTGTTAGACCATGATGTTACCATAGAG GAGGTGGCGGAGTATTTCACAAACTATATTCTCAATGAAAGCTTGGGCATCATTTCTAATGCCCACACGGTGTTCGCCGATAAGGAGCCCACAAAGGCACTTAGCGAACAATGTATCGAGCTTGCCAAGCTATCGTCCATCGCGGTCGACTTCCCCAAAACCGGCATTCCAGCCAAAATACCCCATCGTTTACGCGCCAAAGAATACCCGGATTTCATGGAAAAGCCTGACAAGTTCACCTACGAATCACAGTCCGTGATCGGCCAGCTCTACCGCGAGGTGAAAAGCATCGAAGCCGAGGTTAGTACCGGTAAACACTTCACCAAGTCAATAGCGAAACGTTCGTATGACCCCGATATGGAATTCGAAGGCTTTCTAGCTTATGTCAATGATGCGGTTCATCACAAGAAACAATATGATAATAGACTAGCTAGCCTAATGCGTACCTACGGGGTCAAAACCGAGGCCGAGATCATCAGCGGTTGTATCTTGAAATTATCTAAATCTTTCGATCGGAAAGTCGATTTAGAAGCCGTAAATATAGCTGTGAGATCATTGAGAAGAGAAGCCAAAAGTTGGTTCACTGAGAAAGCGAGTCATAGTGTAGAGGATGCGTTTGCAAAAGCTTCAGCTTGGTACCATGTGACATACCATCCGAGTTTTGGGGGTTCAAATAACGATGAGGATGATCAAGAACATTTCATTAGCTTTCCTTGGTGTATATATGATAAGCTTCTTCAAATTAAGAGGGAGAAAATAAGGGAAAAGCCTTCGCAAGATTCTGAATCCCTGGAAATTAAAGTCAAGAATGAGGAGTTGATTTCTGATGAGAAACCTCGTGTGGAGAAAATTAGGGAAAAGTCTTCGCAAGATTTTGAATCCCTAGAAGTTAAAACCGAGAGTGGAGAATCGATTTCTTATGGGAAACCTCATAGGCAGAAGAACAGAGAAAAATCTTCACGAGAAGAAGGTTCTTTAAAAGGTTCTAAAACCTTAGAAATTCTTTCCCCAGAAGTTAAAACCAGGGAGTTGAATTTTGATGGAAAACCTGGCAGGGAAAAAATTAGGGAAAAATCTTCAAGAGATTCCTTAGAAACTAAACCTAAAGAAGTTGAAGAGTCCAATCTTGATGAAAAACCTAGTGGATGGAGTTTGTGTTCTTGCATGTAA
- the LOC121216009 gene encoding probable RNA-dependent RNA polymerase 1 isoform X1 yields the protein MSKTIKLHGFASAITVDEVKQFLESYTGEGTVETVKVSHKEGSRSFAKVQFKNLEDVESILSWTSSQSLWHNDSYLRAWPLKHDIIPQKPKFDLHSIDDLVLHFGNPASKDKFTVLWNQSRVSFKYGLKLDKLYFFLSYNSVDYKLELYNENVLQMVLHYVPDQTKKCLLIQLLGAPRIYEKDLSTALSSSKELTDDEQWVREVDFTPGRCIGQSFAMCIELPRSVQLPRFDTSFYYKKIEDNFVIEPGSPFSSNTDLVPIITPPTGFDLPYNILFKVNALLQHGYLPPTALDSRFFELVDPCRIETLFIEHALEKMHGLRDCCYDPVKWLNDRYKEYRKADKRPRPPKLDEGLVAVRRIQVTPSKVYFSGPDVNLSNRVLRSYIKDIDNFLRVSFVDEELGKIHSTDLSTPSTSSTDGKPSRIYQRILSTLRNGILVGDKKFEFLACSTSQLRENSIWMFASKPGLTADDIRGQMGHIHVIRNVAKYAARLGQSLSSSRETLEVHQDEIEEIPDIEVETGGNKYNFSDGIGKISAKLARQVAWKCGLRQTPSAFQIRYGGYKGVVAVDPSSSVKLSLRKSMRKFEADSTSLDVLSWSKYHTCYLNRQIIILMSTLGVKDSVFKAKQKAFLARLDAMLMDPEKAKEALEGIHHGEIVKVLREMLLCGYKPDSEPFLSMMLRTIRASKLLDLRTRTRISIDKGGILMGCLDETGTLEYGQVFVQYSTKPSQSSSGDFRSYQNSHVVEGKVVIAKNPCLHPGDLRVLEAVDAVVLHHMVDCIVFPQKGHRPHPNECSGSDLDGDLYFVSWDEDLIPPCRYPPMDYGAAQSTLLDHDVTIEEVAEYFTNYILNESLGIISNAHTVFADKEPTKALSEQCIELAKLSSIAVDFPKTGIPAKIPHRLRAKEYPDFMEKPDKFTYESQSVIGQLYREVKSIEAEVSTGKHFTKSIAKRSYDPDMEFEGFLAYVNDAVHHKKQYDNRLASLMRTYGVKTEAEIISGCILKLSKSFDRKVDLEAVNIAVRSLRREAKSWFTEKASHSVEDAFAKASAWYHVTYHPSFGGSNNDEDDQEHFISFPWCIYDKLLQIKREKIREKPSQDSESLEIKVKNEELISDEKPRVEKIREKSSQDFESLEVKTESGESISYGKPHRQKNREKSSREEGSLKGSKTLEILSPEVKTRELNFDGKPGREKIREKSSRDSLETKPKEVEESNLDEKPSGWSLCSCM from the exons ATGAGCAAGACAATTAAGCTCCACGGGTTTGCTTCAGCCATAACAGTCGACGAAGTGAAGCAATTCCTCGAGAGCTACACTGGTGAAGGAACCGTGGAGACTGTAAAAGTTAGTCACAAAGAAGGCTCGAGATCTTTCGCCAAG GTACAATTCAAAAACTTGGAAGATGTGGAAAGTATCTTGTCGTGGACCTCAAGTCAATCACTTTGGCACAACGACTCTTACTTGAGAGCCTGGCCATTGAAACACGATATCATCCCACAAAAGCCCAAGTTTGATCTCCACAGCATTGATGACTTGGTGTTACATTTTGGTAATCCAGCTTCAAAAGACAAATTCACTGTGCTTTGGAACCAATCTCGTGTTTCGTTCAAGTATGGTCTAAAATTGGACAAGTTGTACTTCTTTCTGTCTTACAATTCTGTCGATTACAAGCTCGAGCTGTACAATGAAAACGTTTTGCAGATGGTGTTACATTATGTTCCTGATCAGACCAAGAAATGTTTGCTCATTCAG TTACTTGGAGCCCCTAGGATCTATGAAAAAGATCTATCAACTGCTCTCAGCTCTTCCAAGGAACTCACAGACGATGAGCAATGGGTCAGGGAAGTAGATTTTACGCCAGGCCGTTGTATTGGTCAATCATTCGCCATGTGCATAGAGCTTCCTCGATCAGTTCAGCTCCCAAGGTTTGACACCAGTTTTTATTACAAGAAAATCGAAGACAATTTCGTTATCGAACCCGGCTCCCCATTTTCATCCAACACCGATCTTGTCCCCATAATAACCCCACCAACAGGCTTTGATTTGCCTTACAACATCTTGTTCAAAGTGAATGCTTTGCTCCAGCACGGTTACTTGCCTCCCACGGCACTTGATTCCAGGTTCTTTGAGCTTGTTGATCCCTGCAGGATAGAAACTTTATTCATAGAACATGCATTGGAGAAAATGCATGGTCTCAGAGATTGTTGTTATGATCCAGTCAAGTGGTTGAATGATCGTTACAAGGAGTATCGTAAGGCCGATAAGCGTCCTCGACCACCCAAACTCGATGAAGGGTTAGTAGCAGTAAGGAGGATTCAAGTGACACCGTCTAAAGTGTATTTCAGCGGTCCAGACGTTAATCTTTCAAACAGGGTCCTTCGTAGTTATATTAAAGATATTGATAACTTTTTACGAGTTTCTTTCGTTGACGAGGAGCTTGGGAAGATACATTCAACGGATTTGTCGACGCCGAGTACATCTAGTACTGATGGGAAGCCTAGTAGGATATATCAGAGGATATTATCAACTTTGAGAAACGGGATACTTGTTGGcgataagaaatttgagtttctTGCTTGTTCAACTAGTCAGTTAAGAGAAAATTCCATTTGGATGTTCGCATCCAAGCCTGGGCTTACTGCTGATGATATAAGAGGACAAATGGGTCATATTCATGTTATTAGGAATGTGGCGAAATATGCAGCTAGGTTAGGCCAATCTTTAAGCTCATCGAGGGAAACATTAGAAGTTCATCAGGATGAAATCGAGGAAATTCCCGACATTGAAGTTGAAACTGGTGGGAATAAGTATAACTTCTCCGATGGTATCGGGAAAATATCGGCTAAACTTGCTAGGCAAGTAGCATGGAAATGTGGCTTGAGACAAACTCCATCTGCGTTTCAAATTCGATATGGTGGTTACAAAGGAGTTGTAGCTGTTGATCCCTCATCGTCGGTGAAGTTATCGTTGAGGAAGAGTATGCGGAAGTTCGAAGCGGACTCTACGAGTCTTGATGTTTTGTCGTGGAGCAAGTACCACACTTGTTATCTTAATAGACAAATAATCATACTTATGTCGACACTTGGGGTCAAGGATAGTGTTTTCAAGGCGAAACAGAAAGCGTTTTTGGCTCGATTGGATGCAATGTTGATGGATCCAGAAAAGGCGAAGGAGGCATTGGAAGGCATACACCATGGTGAAATTGTAAAGGTTTTAAGAGAAATGCTTTTGTGCGGCTACAAACCGGACTCGGAACCGTTCCTTTCAATGATGCTACGAACGATTCGTGCATCGAAGCTGCTAGATCTAAGGACTAGAACAAGGATTTCGATTGACAAAGGAGGAATTCTGATGGGGTGCTTAGATGAAACAGGGACACTTGAATACGGTCAAGTGTTTGTCCAATACTCAACTAAACCAAGCCAATCTTCGAGCGGCGACTTTAGGTCATACCAAAACAGCCATGTTGTTGAAGGGAAGGTCGTCATTGCCAAAAATCCGTGTTTGCACCCTGGTGACCTACGAGTTCTGGAGGCCGTGGATGCCGTCGTTCTGCATCACATGGTGGACTGCATTGTTTTCCCACAGAAAGGCCATAG ACCCCATCCGAACGAATGTTCCGGAAGCGATCTGGATGGCGATCTATATTTCGTTTCTTGGGATGAAGATCTCATTCCCCCCTGCAGATATCCTCCCATGGATTATGGTGCTGCACAAAGTACCCTGTTAGACCATGATGTTACCATAGAG GAGGTGGCGGAGTATTTCACAAACTATATTCTCAATGAAAGCTTGGGCATCATTTCTAATGCCCACACGGTGTTCGCCGATAAGGAGCCCACAAAGGCACTTAGCGAACAATGTATCGAGCTTGCCAAGCTATCGTCCATCGCGGTCGACTTCCCCAAAACCGGCATTCCAGCCAAAATACCCCATCGTTTACGCGCCAAAGAATACCCGGATTTCATGGAAAAGCCTGACAAGTTCACCTACGAATCACAGTCCGTGATCGGCCAGCTCTACCGCGAGGTGAAAAGCATCGAAGCCGAGGTTAGTACCGGTAAACACTTCACCAAGTCAATAGCGAAACGTTCGTATGACCCCGATATGGAATTCGAAGGCTTTCTAGCTTATGTCAATGATGCGGTTCATCACAAGAAACAATATGATAATAGACTAGCTAGCCTAATGCGTACCTACGGGGTCAAAACCGAGGCCGAGATCATCAGCGGTTGTATCTTGAAATTATCTAAATCTTTCGATCGGAAAGTCGATTTAGAAGCCGTAAATATAGCTGTGAGATCATTGAGAAGAGAAGCCAAAAGTTGGTTCACTGAGAAAGCGAGTCATAGTGTAGAGGATGCGTTTGCAAAAGCTTCAGCTTGGTACCATGTGACATACCATCCGAGTTTTGGGGGTTCAAATAACGATGAGGATGATCAAGAACATTTCATTAGCTTTCCTTGGTGTATATATGATAAGCTTCTTCAAATTAAGAGGGAGAAAATAAGGGAAAAGCCTTCGCAAGATTCTGAATCCCTGGAAATTAAAGTCAAGAATGAGGAGTTGATTTCTGATGAGAAACCTCGTGTGGAGAAAATTAGGGAAAAGTCTTCGCAAGATTTTGAATCCCTAGAAGTTAAAACCGAGAGTGGAGAATCGATTTCTTATGGGAAACCTCATAGGCAGAAGAACAGAGAAAAATCTTCACGAGAAGAAGGTTCTTTAAAAGGTTCTAAAACCTTAGAAATTCTTTCCCCAGAAGTTAAAACCAGGGAGTTGAATTTTGATGGAAAACCTGGCAGGGAAAAAATTAGGGAAAAATCTTCAAGAGATTCCTTAGAAACTAAACCTAAAGAAGTTGAAGAGTCCAATCTTGATGAAAAACCTAGTGGATGGAGTTTGTGTTCTTGCATGTAA